Proteins encoded within one genomic window of Gloeobacter kilaueensis JS1:
- a CDS encoding nitrate ABC transporter ATP-binding protein (This model describes the ATP binding subunits of ATP-binding cassette (ABC) transporters for nitrate transport, or for bicarbonate transport, in bacteria and archaea.), with amino-acid sequence MTVFIEIEQVDKVFTLADGGEYIALENIGLTIRKGEFVSLIGHSGCGKSTLLNIVAGLDMPTNGSVILAGQPVVEPGPDRMVVFQNYSLLPWLTVRENIALAVDEVYADKSKQERNAIVEEHIALVGLKAAADSRPEQLSGGMKQRVAIARALAIRPQLLLLDEPFGALDALTRGSLQEQLMAICEESRLTCLMVTHDVDEALLLSDRIVMLSNGPSSGIDQILEVPFARPRHRLEVVNDPGYYSLRSEMIYFLNKQKRIKQLRARAPVARHGLEKINLQIGFVPLTACAPLAIAQEKGFFARHGLEEVRLVREGNWRAISDGIAGGWFDAAQMPAGMPLWFSLGGANEKPLPVATALTTTRNGNAITLARRFLKEDIFSLESFADYLKRTPDLRHTLGVVHPSSMHNLLLRYWLAAGGIHPDRDVDLRTIPPAQMVANLRAGNIDGFCVGEPWNIRAAVEQIGFTVATDLEIWLGHPAKVLGVREDWLVAHPNTHLALIKALLEACRFCAEEANAEEVRAILRDPRYLDTDPAYVQLGDDDPTSCRIGDNYRPYAHHEFFGPGLNRPSRTEQLWILTQLARWGTVPFPRNWVEILERVCRVNAFSTAARELGLDVNYRRGPIELFDRLPFDADDPIGYLGRLTIKNEVYIADVAL; translated from the coding sequence ATGACCGTATTCATCGAAATCGAACAGGTTGACAAGGTCTTTACCCTCGCCGACGGCGGCGAGTACATCGCCCTCGAAAACATCGGACTTACGATCCGCAAGGGCGAATTCGTCTCGCTCATCGGCCACTCCGGCTGCGGCAAATCGACCCTGCTCAACATCGTGGCCGGGCTGGACATGCCCACAAACGGCAGCGTTATCCTGGCAGGCCAGCCGGTGGTCGAACCGGGTCCGGACCGGATGGTGGTCTTTCAGAACTATTCGCTTTTGCCTTGGCTCACGGTGCGCGAAAATATCGCCCTCGCCGTCGATGAGGTCTACGCCGACAAATCGAAGCAGGAGCGCAACGCCATCGTCGAGGAGCACATCGCTCTGGTGGGCCTCAAAGCCGCCGCCGACAGCCGCCCGGAGCAGCTTTCCGGCGGTATGAAGCAGCGGGTAGCGATTGCCCGCGCCCTTGCCATCCGCCCGCAGCTGCTGCTTTTGGACGAACCTTTCGGTGCCCTCGACGCCCTCACCCGAGGTTCGCTGCAGGAGCAACTGATGGCGATCTGCGAGGAGAGCCGTCTCACCTGCTTGATGGTCACCCACGACGTGGACGAGGCGCTGCTGCTCTCCGATCGGATTGTCATGCTCTCCAACGGCCCTTCCTCGGGCATCGACCAGATTCTGGAGGTACCCTTTGCCCGGCCCCGCCACCGCCTGGAAGTGGTGAACGACCCCGGCTACTACAGCCTGCGCAGCGAGATGATCTATTTTCTCAACAAGCAAAAGCGGATCAAGCAGCTGCGGGCCAGGGCACCCGTCGCCCGCCACGGCCTTGAGAAGATCAACCTGCAGATTGGCTTTGTGCCCCTCACCGCCTGTGCGCCCCTCGCGATTGCCCAGGAGAAGGGCTTCTTTGCCCGCCACGGCTTAGAAGAAGTCCGCCTGGTGCGCGAGGGAAACTGGCGGGCGATCAGCGACGGCATCGCCGGCGGCTGGTTCGACGCTGCCCAGATGCCCGCCGGGATGCCCCTGTGGTTCAGCCTGGGCGGGGCGAACGAGAAACCCCTGCCGGTGGCGACGGCCCTCACCACCACCCGCAACGGCAACGCGATCACCCTTGCCCGCCGCTTTCTCAAAGAAGATATCTTTTCGCTCGAAAGCTTCGCAGACTACCTCAAGCGCACGCCGGACCTGCGCCACACCCTGGGGGTGGTGCATCCTTCGTCGATGCACAATCTGCTGTTGCGCTACTGGCTGGCAGCCGGCGGCATCCACCCCGACCGGGACGTGGATCTGCGCACCATCCCCCCAGCCCAGATGGTCGCCAACCTGCGCGCCGGAAACATCGACGGCTTCTGCGTGGGTGAACCCTGGAACATCCGCGCCGCCGTCGAGCAAATTGGCTTCACCGTCGCCACCGACCTTGAGATCTGGCTCGGGCATCCGGCCAAGGTGCTGGGTGTGCGCGAGGACTGGCTTGTTGCCCATCCCAATACCCACCTCGCCCTCATCAAGGCGCTGCTTGAAGCCTGCCGCTTCTGCGCCGAGGAGGCCAACGCCGAGGAGGTGCGCGCCATCCTCCGCGATCCGCGCTACCTCGACACCGACCCGGCCTACGTTCAACTGGGCGACGACGATCCGACCAGCTGCCGCATCGGCGACAACTACCGCCCCTACGCCCACCACGAATTTTTTGGCCCCGGCCTCAATCGCCCGAGCCGCACCGAACAGCTCTGGATTCTCACCCAACTGGCGCGCTGGGGCACCGTGCCTTTTCCGCGCAACTGGGTCGAAATTCTCGAACGCGTCTGCCGGGTGAACGCCTTTTCGACCGCTGCCCGCGAACTGGGGCTCGACGTCAACTACCGCCGGGGACCGATCGAGCTGTTCGACAGATTGCCCTTCGACGCCGACGATCCGATCGGCTACCTGGGGCGGCTCACCATCAAGAACGAAGTCTACATCGCCGATGTCGCCCTTTGA
- a CDS encoding nitrate ABC transporter ATP-binding protein (This model describes the ATP binding subunits of ATP-binding cassette (ABC) transporters for nitrate transport, or for bicarbonate transport, in bacteria and archaea.) gives MSTSHLTRPETLLALRNVSKVFPSSTGPRTVLQQVNLTVSEGEFVCIIGHSGCGKTTLLNMVAGFLTPSEGEVLLKSEPITAPGPDRMVVFQGYALLPWLSAFENIYLAVDAVWPTKSRTQKTAIVRENLALVGLTDAAHKKPNQLSGGMKQRVAIARALSIRPEVLILDEPFGALDAITKEELQEELLKIWNASRCTVLMITHDIDEALFLCDRLVMMTNGPAARIGEILTIPFARPRERSRIMEDPAYYELRNTALDFLYRRFAHTET, from the coding sequence ATGTCCACTTCTCATCTCACCCGCCCCGAGACGCTCCTCGCCCTGCGCAACGTCTCCAAAGTCTTCCCGTCCTCCACCGGTCCGCGCACCGTCCTCCAGCAGGTCAACCTCACCGTCAGCGAGGGCGAATTCGTCTGCATCATCGGCCACTCCGGCTGCGGCAAGACGACCCTGCTCAACATGGTGGCGGGATTTCTCACCCCCAGCGAAGGGGAGGTGCTACTCAAATCCGAGCCCATCACCGCCCCCGGACCAGACCGGATGGTGGTCTTTCAGGGCTACGCCCTGTTGCCGTGGCTGTCGGCCTTCGAGAACATTTATCTGGCCGTCGATGCGGTCTGGCCCACCAAGTCGCGCACCCAGAAGACAGCGATCGTCCGCGAGAACCTGGCCCTTGTGGGCCTCACCGACGCCGCCCACAAAAAGCCCAACCAGCTTTCCGGCGGCATGAAGCAGCGGGTGGCGATTGCCCGCGCCCTTTCGATCCGGCCCGAAGTCTTGATTCTCGACGAACCGTTCGGTGCCCTCGATGCGATCACCAAAGAAGAACTGCAGGAAGAACTGCTCAAGATCTGGAATGCCAGCCGCTGCACGGTCTTGATGATTACCCACGACATCGACGAGGCGCTGTTTTTGTGCGACCGGCTGGTGATGATGACCAACGGTCCCGCCGCCCGGATCGGCGAAATCCTCACCATTCCCTTTGCCCGCCCCCGCGAGCGCTCCCGGATTATGGAAGACCCGGCCTACTACGAACTGCGCAACACCGCCCTCGACTTTCTCTACCGCCGCTTCGCCCACACTGAGACCTAA